The Nocardioides luti genome contains a region encoding:
- the ribD gene encoding bifunctional diaminohydroxyphosphoribosylaminopyrimidine deaminase/5-amino-6-(5-phosphoribosylamino)uracil reductase RibD, with amino-acid sequence MTFTAAEQRAMSRALELAATPGVPLGPNPRVGCVLLADDGSVVAEGFHGGAGTPHAEADALARAGAAARGTTAVVTLEPCNHTGRTGPCAQALLAAGVRRVVLAQSDPNPVAAGGAATLAAAGVDVATGLLADEARALNRVWTFAVEHGRPFVTWKFATTLDGRSAAADGTSRWVSSRAARLDTHRLRALSDTMLVGTATVAVDDPALTVRDEEDQPLARQPLRAVMGLRDLAADRRIFDAALAGGAETVHLRTRDPHVALAELFVRDRQHVFLEGGPTLAAAFLAAGLVDEIVVYVAPALLGAGLPAVADLGITTITQAFRPTVTDITVLPGLDGEQPNVRLTLTPAPRTET; translated from the coding sequence ATGACGTTCACCGCTGCCGAGCAGCGCGCGATGTCGCGCGCCCTCGAGCTCGCGGCCACCCCGGGCGTCCCCCTCGGCCCGAACCCGCGCGTCGGCTGCGTCCTGCTGGCCGACGACGGCTCCGTCGTGGCCGAGGGCTTCCACGGGGGTGCGGGGACGCCCCACGCCGAGGCGGACGCGCTGGCCCGGGCCGGTGCCGCCGCCCGGGGCACGACCGCCGTCGTCACGCTCGAGCCGTGCAACCACACCGGACGCACCGGCCCGTGCGCGCAGGCGCTCCTCGCCGCCGGCGTACGACGGGTGGTGCTCGCGCAGAGCGACCCGAACCCGGTCGCCGCCGGGGGAGCGGCGACGCTCGCCGCGGCCGGCGTCGACGTGGCCACCGGCCTGCTCGCCGACGAGGCGCGGGCGCTGAACCGCGTCTGGACCTTCGCGGTCGAGCACGGCCGCCCGTTCGTCACCTGGAAGTTCGCCACCACGCTCGACGGCCGCAGCGCCGCGGCCGACGGCACCAGCCGCTGGGTGTCCAGCCGGGCCGCCCGCCTCGACACCCACCGCCTCCGGGCGCTCAGCGACACGATGCTGGTCGGCACGGCCACCGTCGCCGTCGACGACCCCGCCCTGACCGTCCGCGACGAGGAGGACCAGCCGCTCGCCCGGCAGCCGCTGCGGGCGGTCATGGGGCTGCGCGACCTCGCGGCGGACCGACGGATCTTCGACGCCGCCCTCGCCGGCGGCGCCGAAACCGTCCACCTGCGCACCCGCGACCCGCACGTGGCCCTGGCCGAGCTGTTCGTCCGGGACCGTCAGCACGTCTTCCTCGAGGGCGGCCCGACGCTGGCCGCCGCCTTCCTCGCCGCGGGCCTCGTCGACGAGATCGTCGTCTACGTCGCACCCGCCCTGCTCGGCGCCGGCCTCCCGGCCGTCGCCGACCTCGGAATCACCACGATCACGCAGGCGTTCCGTCCCACGGTCACCGACATCACCGTGCTGCCCGGCCTCGACGGCGAGCAGCCGAACGTCCGCCTCACCCTGACCCCCGCACCACGAACGGAGACCTGA
- a CDS encoding TDT family transporter translates to MTTTTTAPRPTTTAPVGLLASFGPNWFATVMGTGIVANAVATLPLQVPGLVLAARVVWVLAALLLVVVSAATAGHWVHHRERARRHLADPVMAHFYGAPAMALMTVGAGALLLGVPVVGHTAAVTLDAVLWSAGTLLGIGTAVVVPFQAFTRHENAPDSAFGGWLMPVVPPMVSAATGPLLLPHLPAGQPRLTLLVLCAALFGLTLVASLVVIGQVWSRLVHHGVGAAAAVPTFWIVLGPLGQSVTAAHTIALAAPGVLPAPYGAGLPVLALAFGLPMWGFALLWLALAAAITVRTLRAGLPFSMTWWSFTFPVGTLVTGTSGLADLTGATVLVVAAVALYAGLVVAWGVVAVRTIRGVLDRSLLS, encoded by the coding sequence ATGACCACGACGACGACCGCTCCCCGCCCGACGACGACAGCACCGGTCGGCCTCCTGGCGTCGTTCGGGCCGAACTGGTTCGCGACCGTGATGGGCACGGGCATCGTGGCGAACGCCGTGGCGACCCTGCCGCTGCAGGTGCCGGGCCTCGTGCTGGCCGCTCGGGTGGTGTGGGTGCTGGCGGCCCTGCTGCTGGTGGTGGTCTCGGCGGCGACCGCCGGGCACTGGGTCCACCACCGCGAGCGCGCACGCCGTCACCTCGCCGACCCGGTGATGGCGCACTTCTACGGCGCGCCCGCGATGGCGCTGATGACGGTCGGTGCCGGGGCGCTGCTCCTGGGGGTCCCCGTCGTCGGCCACACCGCGGCGGTCACCCTCGACGCGGTCCTGTGGAGTGCCGGCACCCTGCTGGGCATCGGCACCGCGGTGGTCGTCCCGTTCCAGGCGTTCACCCGCCACGAGAACGCGCCCGACTCCGCCTTCGGCGGGTGGCTCATGCCGGTCGTGCCCCCGATGGTCAGCGCCGCGACGGGACCGCTCCTGCTGCCGCACCTGCCGGCCGGGCAGCCACGACTGACCCTGCTGGTGCTCTGTGCCGCGCTCTTCGGCCTCACGCTCGTCGCGAGCCTGGTGGTCATCGGCCAGGTCTGGTCGCGGCTGGTCCACCACGGCGTGGGCGCGGCGGCCGCGGTTCCCACGTTCTGGATCGTGCTGGGCCCGCTCGGCCAGTCGGTCACGGCTGCCCACACCATCGCCCTGGCGGCCCCGGGCGTGCTGCCCGCGCCGTACGGCGCCGGCCTCCCGGTCCTCGCCCTCGCCTTCGGGCTCCCGATGTGGGGCTTCGCCCTCCTCTGGCTCGCGCTGGCCGCCGCGATCACGGTGCGCACCCTGCGCGCCGGGCTGCCGTTCTCGATGACGTGGTGGTCCTTCACCTTCCCGGTCGGCACCCTGGTGACGGGCACCTCCGGGCTCGCGGACCTGACCGGGGCCACGGTGCTCGTCGTCGCGGCGGTCGCGCTCTACGCCGGGCTCGTCGTGGCCTGGGGCGTCGTGGCCGTGCGCACGATCCGTGGGGTTCTCGACCGCTCGCTGCTGTCGTGA
- a CDS encoding riboflavin synthase produces MFTGIVEELGTVESVEDQGDAIRLTIRATTVLGDAGLGDSIAVNGCCLTVATLEGDLWTADVMQETLDKTSLYGVSGGDRVNLERAVTADKRLGGHIVQGHVDGVGTITSRTPSEHWELVEVTMPADLGRYLVDKGSITVDGVSLTVVETRGDRFTVSLIPETLARTTLGTRRVGDRVNLEVDILAKHVEKLLAWRDAAPTAPADDRDGDA; encoded by the coding sequence ATGTTCACCGGCATCGTCGAGGAGCTCGGCACCGTCGAGTCCGTCGAGGACCAGGGTGACGCGATCCGCCTCACCATCCGCGCCACCACCGTCCTCGGGGACGCCGGGCTCGGCGACTCCATCGCCGTCAACGGCTGCTGCCTCACGGTCGCGACGCTCGAGGGCGACCTCTGGACCGCGGACGTCATGCAGGAGACGCTCGACAAGACCAGCCTGTACGGCGTCAGCGGGGGCGACCGCGTGAACCTCGAGCGCGCCGTCACCGCCGACAAGCGGCTCGGCGGCCACATCGTGCAGGGCCACGTCGACGGCGTCGGGACCATCACCTCCCGGACGCCCAGCGAGCACTGGGAGCTGGTCGAGGTGACGATGCCGGCCGACCTCGGCCGCTACCTCGTCGACAAGGGCTCGATCACCGTCGACGGCGTCAGCCTGACCGTCGTGGAGACCCGCGGCGACCGGTTCACCGTCAGCCTGATCCCCGAGACCCTGGCCCGGACCACCCTCGGCACCCGCCGCGTCGGTGACCGGGTCAACCTCGAGGTCGACATCCTCGCCAAGCACGTCGAGAAGCTCCTGGCCTGGCGCGACGCGGCCCCGACGGCCCCGGCCGACGACCGGGACGGGGACGCCTGA
- a CDS encoding phosphoribosyl-ATP diphosphatase: MKTFEQLWAELTEKAETRPEGSGTVRQLDAGVHAIGKKLVEEAAESWMAAEHEGKERAAEEISQLLYHAQCLMIASGLSLDDVYAHL, from the coding sequence GTGAAGACGTTCGAGCAGCTCTGGGCCGAGCTCACCGAGAAGGCCGAGACCCGACCCGAGGGGTCCGGCACCGTCCGACAGCTCGACGCCGGCGTCCATGCCATCGGCAAGAAGCTGGTCGAGGAGGCCGCCGAGTCCTGGATGGCGGCCGAGCACGAGGGCAAGGAGCGCGCGGCCGAGGAGATCAGCCAGCTGCTCTACCACGCCCAGTGCCTCATGATCGCCAGCGGCCTCTCGCTCGACGACGTCTACGCCCACCTCTGA
- the ribH gene encoding 6,7-dimethyl-8-ribityllumazine synthase: MSGAGAPDQKPVDCHDLRVAIVAASWHTEVMDGLLDGSLRACRDYRVDAPNVVRVPGAFELPVVAAALAAQGYDAIVALGVVIRGGTPHFDFVCNAATDGLTRVAVDHQVPVGFGVLTCDTDDQALDRAGLDGSHEDKGYEAASAALVTAQTIRTIKRGYEA; encoded by the coding sequence ATGAGCGGCGCCGGAGCACCCGACCAGAAGCCCGTCGACTGCCACGACCTCCGGGTCGCGATCGTCGCGGCGAGCTGGCACACCGAGGTGATGGACGGGCTGCTCGACGGCTCGCTCCGCGCCTGCCGCGACTACCGCGTCGACGCCCCGAACGTCGTGCGCGTCCCGGGCGCCTTCGAGCTCCCCGTCGTCGCCGCGGCCCTCGCGGCCCAGGGGTACGACGCGATCGTCGCCCTCGGCGTGGTGATCCGCGGGGGCACCCCGCACTTCGACTTCGTCTGCAACGCCGCGACCGACGGCCTGACCCGGGTGGCGGTCGACCACCAGGTGCCGGTCGGCTTCGGCGTACTCACCTGCGACACCGACGACCAGGCGCTGGACCGGGCCGGGCTCGACGGCTCGCACGAGGACAAGGGCTACGAGGCGGCCTCCGCCGCACTCGTCACCGCGCAGACGATCCGCACGATCAAGCGCGGCTACGAGGCCTGA
- a CDS encoding uridine kinase family protein: MASPSDPSAVVLALAESRPPTLGAGRLVCVDGPAGSGKTTLAAALLAARPDARVVHLDDLYDGWDGLPRITDQLDSLLRPLAAGGPGRYRRYDWVAGAYAETVVVEPSPLLVLEGVASGSRAHADLATVLVWVSAPADLRLARGLERDGAELAGPWRRWMADEAALFLREGTEARADVLVDGTGVRPPRAPGPPAPGPTP; this comes from the coding sequence ATGGCCTCGCCTTCTGACCCGTCCGCCGTCGTGCTGGCGCTGGCGGAGTCCCGTCCGCCCACCCTGGGTGCCGGACGGCTCGTGTGCGTCGACGGCCCCGCCGGCTCGGGCAAGACCACGCTGGCGGCGGCGCTGCTGGCGGCGCGCCCGGACGCCCGGGTCGTGCACCTGGACGACCTCTACGACGGGTGGGACGGGCTCCCCCGCATCACCGACCAGCTCGACAGCCTGCTGCGCCCGCTCGCGGCCGGGGGGCCTGGCCGCTACCGGCGCTACGACTGGGTCGCCGGCGCCTACGCCGAGACCGTGGTGGTCGAGCCGTCACCGCTGCTGGTGCTCGAGGGCGTGGCCTCCGGCTCGCGCGCGCACGCCGACCTGGCGACCGTGCTGGTGTGGGTCTCGGCCCCGGCGGACCTGCGGCTCGCCCGCGGCCTCGAGCGGGACGGCGCCGAGCTGGCCGGGCCCTGGCGGCGCTGGATGGCCGACGAGGCCGCGCTGTTCCTCCGGGAGGGCACCGAGGCCCGGGCCGACGTGCTCGTCGACGGGACCGGCGTCAGGCCTCCGCGGGCGCCGGGTCCTCCGGCTCCGGGGCCGACTCCCTGA
- a CDS encoding aldose 1-epimerase family protein, with protein sequence MLPPSGDQFEISGGGYRAVVTESGGALRHLSYAGRPLLDGFEEDQMSSGGRGQLLMPWPNRIRDGSYSFGGRDLQLALSEASRHNASHGLARWVAWSREEHSPGSVSLVYRLMAQSGYPWTLDLHVLYDLSADGLTVTQTATNMSGEPAPYASGAHPYLTLGTATVDGVELTLPAATRSEVDDRLLPVGRSGVEGTAYDFRVARPVRDTVLDHAFTDLERDEQGIATTVLHDPASGHAVALWVDEHHRWLQVYTADDVPATARRSVAVEPMTAQADAFRTGEDLLTLAPAGEDGDEVSVSWGVRALD encoded by the coding sequence ATGCTTCCTCCCAGCGGCGACCAGTTCGAGATCTCCGGCGGCGGCTACCGCGCCGTCGTGACCGAGAGCGGCGGGGCCCTCCGGCACCTGTCGTACGCCGGCCGGCCGCTGCTCGACGGGTTCGAGGAGGACCAGATGTCGTCCGGGGGCCGGGGGCAGCTGCTGATGCCGTGGCCGAACCGGATCCGCGACGGCTCCTACTCCTTCGGTGGCCGGGACCTCCAGCTCGCCCTGTCCGAGGCCTCCCGGCACAACGCCTCGCACGGCCTGGCCCGGTGGGTGGCCTGGTCCCGCGAGGAGCACTCCCCCGGCTCGGTGTCGCTCGTCTACCGGCTGATGGCGCAGAGCGGCTACCCGTGGACCCTCGACCTGCACGTGCTCTACGACCTGTCGGCCGACGGCCTGACGGTCACCCAGACCGCGACGAACATGTCGGGCGAGCCGGCGCCGTACGCCTCGGGGGCCCATCCCTACCTGACGCTCGGGACGGCGACGGTGGACGGGGTCGAGCTGACGCTGCCGGCGGCCACGCGCTCCGAGGTCGACGACCGCCTGCTGCCCGTCGGACGGTCGGGCGTCGAGGGCACGGCGTACGACTTCCGGGTGGCGCGACCGGTCCGCGACACCGTGCTCGACCACGCCTTCACCGACCTCGAGCGCGACGAGCAGGGCATCGCCACGACGGTCCTGCACGACCCGGCCTCGGGGCACGCGGTGGCGCTGTGGGTCGACGAGCACCACCGCTGGCTGCAGGTCTACACGGCCGACGACGTGCCCGCGACCGCGCGCCGCTCGGTGGCGGTCGAGCCGATGACGGCCCAGGCCGACGCGTTCCGCACCGGCGAGGACCTGCTCACGCTGGCGCCGGCCGGGGAGGACGGCGACGAGGTGTCGGTCTCCTGGGGCGTGCGCGCCCTGGACTAG
- a CDS encoding LysR family transcriptional regulator, whose translation MTSLSSHLPDLASLDLLVAVAHSGSIGAAARRQGISQQAASERLRGVESQVGVTLLDRGARGTALTAAGAVLVEWAERILEVAQEVDGAITALRSDVRRELNVAASMTVAEQLLPRWLVHLRARQVATGVEPASVSLVATNSRHVVEAVLDGSADVGFVEGAQRERRLRSREIGTDELVLVAPPDHPWARRRGGVLAEEVAAVPLASREQGSGTREVLEQALAAHGLALRTPTVELSTATGLRQAVRAGSAPACMSRLLVAADLASGALVEVPIRDLVLTRSLRAVWRGSATPPAGPVRDLLDIAEAGRRTP comes from the coding sequence GTGACCAGCCTGAGCTCCCACCTCCCGGACCTCGCCTCGCTCGACCTGCTCGTCGCCGTGGCCCACAGCGGGAGCATCGGCGCCGCCGCGCGCCGGCAGGGCATCAGCCAGCAGGCCGCCTCCGAGCGACTGCGCGGGGTCGAGTCCCAGGTGGGCGTCACCCTGCTCGACCGCGGCGCCCGTGGCACCGCGCTCACCGCGGCCGGGGCGGTCCTGGTCGAGTGGGCCGAGCGGATCCTCGAGGTCGCCCAGGAGGTCGACGGCGCCATCACCGCACTGCGCTCCGACGTACGCCGGGAGCTCAACGTGGCCGCGAGCATGACCGTCGCCGAGCAGCTGCTCCCCCGCTGGCTCGTGCACCTTCGGGCCCGCCAGGTCGCCACCGGCGTGGAGCCCGCCTCGGTGAGCCTGGTGGCCACGAACTCGCGCCACGTCGTCGAGGCCGTGCTCGACGGGAGCGCCGACGTGGGCTTCGTGGAGGGCGCCCAGCGCGAGCGGCGGCTGCGCAGCCGCGAGATCGGCACGGACGAGCTGGTCCTGGTCGCTCCCCCGGACCACCCGTGGGCACGACGCCGCGGCGGCGTGCTCGCCGAGGAGGTCGCCGCGGTGCCGCTGGCGAGCCGCGAGCAGGGATCCGGGACGCGTGAGGTGCTGGAGCAGGCGCTCGCCGCGCACGGGCTGGCGCTGCGGACCCCGACCGTGGAGCTCTCGACCGCGACCGGGCTGCGGCAGGCCGTCCGCGCCGGGAGCGCCCCGGCCTGCATGAGCCGGCTGCTCGTCGCGGCCGACCTGGCGTCCGGCGCCCTCGTGGAGGTGCCGATCCGGGACCTGGTGCTGACCCGCTCGCTGCGCGCCGTGTGGCGGGGCAGCGCCACGCCCCCCGCGGGACCGGTCCGCGACCTGCTGGACATCGCCGAGGCGGGCCGCCGGACTCCCTAG
- a CDS encoding nicotinamide mononucleotide transporter family protein, with protein MLDWLLHGTIPVGDGALSVREVVGNLFGLASALLGMRRLVWAWPVGLVGNVLLFTVFVSGELSGHTGGEPLWGQAGRQVFFVVASVYGWWRWRSLRAAGDTDGAVLTPRWATGPERLVLLGLAAAGYGLAYALLLRIGSYSPATEAWILAGSLLATYGMARGWVEFWLVWIAVDVVGVTTLVRAGYYPTAGMYLFYGGFCVVGLITWWRAERAARTPTVPPVGTTPQQGARA; from the coding sequence ATGCTGGACTGGCTGCTGCACGGCACCATCCCCGTCGGCGACGGCGCGCTCTCGGTGCGCGAGGTCGTCGGCAACCTCTTCGGGCTGGCCAGCGCGCTGCTCGGGATGCGCCGCCTGGTCTGGGCCTGGCCCGTGGGCCTGGTCGGCAACGTCCTGCTCTTCACGGTCTTCGTGAGCGGCGAGCTCAGCGGCCACACCGGCGGCGAGCCGCTGTGGGGCCAGGCCGGCCGCCAGGTCTTCTTCGTGGTCGCCAGCGTCTACGGCTGGTGGCGCTGGCGCAGCCTGCGCGCGGCCGGCGACACCGACGGGGCCGTCCTCACCCCGCGCTGGGCCACCGGGCCCGAGCGCCTGGTCCTGCTGGGCCTCGCCGCGGCCGGCTACGGCCTCGCCTACGCGCTGCTGCTCCGGATCGGCTCCTACAGCCCGGCCACCGAGGCCTGGATCCTGGCCGGCTCGCTGCTCGCGACCTACGGCATGGCCCGCGGCTGGGTGGAGTTCTGGCTCGTCTGGATCGCGGTCGACGTCGTCGGCGTCACCACGCTGGTCCGGGCCGGCTACTACCCGACCGCCGGCATGTACCTCTTCTACGGCGGCTTCTGCGTCGTCGGCCTGATCACGTGGTGGCGCGCCGAGCGCGCCGCCCGCACCCCCACGGTCCCGCCCGTCGGGACCACCCCCCAGCAAGGAGCACGCGCATGA
- a CDS encoding PH domain-containing protein has product MPAGSEPVRLPHTWRPFGARVAGVLFGGMLLVVCAAAWFGFDDETRAKFTVFQRGTLVFLGLLAFSAWFALVRSRVVATTDRLVVVNGYRHHEYDWAEIIAVRLPPGAPWVTLDLADGTTASALAIQGSDGGRAQRAVRTLRTLVAASSASRDS; this is encoded by the coding sequence ATGCCTGCCGGCTCTGAGCCCGTGCGGCTCCCGCACACCTGGCGCCCCTTCGGCGCCCGGGTGGCGGGGGTGCTGTTCGGGGGGATGCTGCTGGTCGTCTGCGCCGCAGCCTGGTTCGGCTTCGACGACGAGACCAGGGCGAAGTTCACGGTCTTCCAGCGCGGCACGCTCGTCTTCCTCGGCCTGCTGGCGTTCTCGGCGTGGTTCGCGCTGGTGCGCTCGCGCGTCGTGGCCACGACCGACCGGCTCGTCGTCGTGAACGGCTACCGCCACCACGAGTACGACTGGGCCGAGATCATCGCGGTCCGGCTGCCCCCGGGCGCCCCCTGGGTGACCCTCGACCTCGCCGACGGCACCACCGCCTCCGCCCTGGCGATCCAGGGCTCCGACGGCGGGCGCGCCCAGCGCGCGGTCCGCACGCTGCGGACCCTCGTCGCCGCGTCGTCGGCCTCGCGCGACTCCTAG
- a CDS encoding GNAT family N-acetyltransferase yields the protein MGDDIRTLTSTDADEFGRLCAAVERDHPTPLRLTADDFREMGQMPGTRFFGAFDGPTMVGWSGFLASVQPACQRFLVDGDHDPARPAGELPAALLATALDAARAWHVDTEPDLPVLFVNRAAQGRTAHERLVTGLGFAPERYRYLMLADLADVPEPPALPDDLVLTTFSDDDSERLRRAHNEVFRDYPNGATADEDNWAGFMLAGHARHHLSYVLSDAGGAVAAYAFAHEYGAPASGRAEDREVYFPYIGTARPHRGRGLASALVARTLHAAAAEGFTAASLDVDMENPDGASGIYERSGFRVHHTFVEYALRESAPEPEDPAPAEA from the coding sequence ATGGGGGACGACATCCGCACGCTGACCAGCACCGACGCCGACGAGTTCGGGCGGCTGTGCGCCGCCGTCGAGCGCGACCACCCGACACCGCTGCGGCTCACCGCCGACGACTTCCGCGAGATGGGCCAGATGCCCGGGACCCGCTTCTTCGGCGCCTTCGACGGCCCGACGATGGTGGGGTGGTCCGGCTTCCTCGCCAGCGTCCAGCCGGCCTGCCAGCGGTTCCTCGTCGACGGCGACCACGACCCCGCCCGTCCCGCGGGTGAGCTGCCGGCCGCCCTGCTCGCCACCGCGCTGGACGCGGCCCGCGCCTGGCACGTCGACACCGAGCCGGACCTGCCGGTGCTGTTCGTCAACCGGGCCGCCCAGGGGCGCACCGCGCACGAACGCCTCGTCACCGGCCTGGGCTTCGCCCCCGAGCGCTACCGCTACCTCATGCTGGCCGACCTCGCGGACGTGCCCGAGCCGCCCGCGCTGCCCGACGACCTGGTGCTGACGACCTTCTCCGACGACGACAGCGAGCGGCTGCGGCGGGCCCACAACGAGGTGTTCCGCGACTACCCCAACGGCGCCACGGCCGACGAGGACAACTGGGCCGGCTTCATGCTGGCCGGCCACGCGCGTCACCACCTGTCGTACGTCCTGAGCGACGCGGGGGGCGCGGTGGCGGCCTACGCCTTCGCGCACGAGTACGGCGCCCCGGCGTCCGGCCGCGCGGAGGACCGGGAGGTCTACTTCCCCTACATCGGCACCGCCCGGCCGCACCGCGGGCGGGGCCTCGCCTCGGCTCTCGTGGCCCGCACGCTGCACGCCGCGGCCGCCGAGGGGTTCACCGCGGCCAGCCTCGACGTCGACATGGAGAACCCCGACGGCGCGTCCGGCATCTACGAGCGGTCGGGCTTCCGGGTGCACCACACGTTCGTGGAGTACGCCCTCAGGGAGTCGGCCCCGGAGCCGGAGGACCCGGCGCCCGCGGAGGCCTGA
- a CDS encoding bifunctional 3,4-dihydroxy-2-butanone-4-phosphate synthase/GTP cyclohydrolase II: MTEPAPDSPAPHEKVRLDTVERAIADIAEGKAVVVVDDEDRENEGDIIFAASKATPELMAFTIRHSSGVICVPMPADMLDRLEIPLMTPHNKDKLRTAYTISVDARDGVSTGISAADRAHTARVLADSATEPWEITRPGHVFPLRYREGGVLVRRGHTEAAVDLATLAGLTPAGVLVEVVNDDGTMKRAPELRAFADEHGLAMISIEDLVRYRRRHEVLVKRVAETRLPTRHGDFTAYGYRITVDDSEHIALVHGDVSGDEPVLTRVHSECLTGDVFGSARCDCGPQLDEALERIVEEGRGVVVYLRGHEGRGIGLVAKLQAYQLQDGGRDTVDANLDLGLPADARHYGTATQVLRDLGIGSVRLMTNNPDKTTSLEDFGVHVAERVGLTPRPNDHNLAYLLTKRDRMGHEMPDLAASAASLNDPTHEGDHA, from the coding sequence ATGACCGAGCCCGCCCCGGACAGCCCCGCGCCGCACGAGAAGGTGCGTCTCGACACGGTCGAGCGCGCGATCGCCGACATCGCGGAGGGCAAGGCCGTCGTGGTCGTCGACGACGAGGACCGCGAGAACGAGGGCGACATCATCTTCGCGGCCTCGAAGGCCACCCCCGAGCTGATGGCGTTCACGATCCGGCACTCCAGCGGCGTGATCTGCGTGCCGATGCCGGCCGACATGCTGGACCGTCTCGAGATCCCGCTGATGACGCCGCACAACAAGGACAAGCTGCGCACGGCGTACACCATCTCGGTCGACGCCCGCGACGGCGTCTCCACCGGCATCAGCGCCGCCGACCGCGCCCACACCGCCCGGGTCCTCGCCGACTCGGCCACCGAGCCGTGGGAGATCACCCGGCCCGGCCACGTCTTCCCGCTGCGCTACCGCGAGGGTGGCGTGCTCGTACGCCGGGGGCACACCGAGGCCGCCGTCGACCTCGCCACCCTGGCCGGTCTCACGCCTGCGGGCGTGCTCGTGGAGGTCGTGAACGACGACGGCACGATGAAGCGCGCGCCCGAACTGCGGGCGTTCGCCGACGAGCACGGCCTGGCGATGATCTCGATCGAGGACCTGGTCCGCTACCGCCGCCGGCACGAGGTGCTGGTGAAGCGCGTCGCCGAGACCCGGCTGCCCACGCGGCACGGCGACTTCACGGCGTACGGCTACCGCATCACCGTCGACGACTCCGAGCACATCGCGCTCGTGCACGGCGACGTCAGCGGCGACGAGCCGGTGCTGACCCGGGTGCACAGCGAGTGCCTCACCGGTGACGTCTTCGGGAGCGCGCGCTGCGACTGCGGCCCGCAGCTGGACGAGGCGCTCGAGCGGATCGTCGAGGAGGGCCGCGGCGTCGTGGTCTACCTCCGCGGCCACGAGGGCCGGGGGATCGGGCTGGTGGCGAAGCTGCAGGCCTACCAGCTCCAGGACGGTGGCCGCGACACCGTCGACGCCAACCTCGACCTCGGGCTGCCCGCCGACGCGCGCCACTACGGCACCGCCACCCAGGTGCTGCGCGACCTGGGCATCGGCAGCGTCCGACTGATGACGAACAACCCCGACAAGACCACCAGCCTCGAGGACTTCGGCGTGCACGTCGCCGAGCGGGTCGGACTGACCCCGCGGCCCAACGACCACAACCTCGCCTACCTGCTGACCAAGCGGGACCGGATGGGGCACGAGATGCCCGACCTGGCCGCCTCCGCGGCCTCGCTGAACGACCCGACCCACGAAGGAGACCACGCATGA
- the hisG gene encoding ATP phosphoribosyltransferase, with protein sequence MSTPVAPAGRPLRVAVPNKGSLSQSASEILRESGYRQRQDSKELTLIDAENGVEFFYLRPRDIALYVGEGTLDVGVTGRDLLLDSRAKADEVLGLGFGRSRFHFAGPAGRFTDLAQLQGTRIATSYVGVVQSFLAERNIDATVTRLDGAVETSIQLGVADVIADVVETGSTLRQAGLEVFGEVILESEAVLITRAGSVPAGFDVFRRRIEGVLVARSYVMMDYDVRDEHVSAAVALTPGIEGPTIAPLRREGWVAVRAMVPRAGSQRLMDDLFDLGARGILLTDIHACRL encoded by the coding sequence ATGTCGACACCCGTTGCCCCCGCCGGTCGCCCGCTGCGGGTCGCCGTCCCCAACAAGGGGTCGCTGTCCCAGTCCGCCTCCGAGATCCTGCGCGAGTCCGGCTACCGCCAGCGCCAGGACTCCAAGGAGCTGACGCTGATCGACGCCGAGAACGGCGTCGAGTTCTTCTACCTGCGCCCGCGCGACATCGCGCTGTACGTCGGTGAGGGCACCCTCGACGTCGGCGTGACCGGCCGCGACCTGCTGCTCGACTCCCGTGCCAAGGCCGACGAGGTGCTGGGGCTCGGCTTCGGTCGCAGCCGCTTCCACTTCGCCGGGCCTGCCGGCCGGTTCACCGACCTCGCCCAGCTCCAGGGCACCCGGATCGCCACGTCGTACGTCGGGGTCGTGCAGTCGTTCCTCGCCGAGCGCAACATCGACGCGACCGTGACCCGCCTCGACGGCGCGGTCGAGACCAGCATCCAGCTCGGCGTCGCCGACGTGATCGCCGACGTCGTCGAGACCGGCAGCACGTTGCGCCAGGCAGGGCTGGAGGTCTTCGGCGAGGTGATCCTCGAGTCCGAGGCGGTCCTCATCACCCGCGCCGGCTCGGTGCCCGCCGGCTTCGACGTCTTCCGCCGGCGCATCGAGGGCGTCCTGGTGGCGCGCAGCTACGTGATGATGGACTACGACGTCCGCGACGAGCACGTCTCCGCCGCCGTCGCCCTCACCCCCGGCATCGAGGGCCCGACCATCGCCCCGCTGCGGCGCGAGGGCTGGGTCGCGGTCCGCGCGATGGTGCCGCGCGCCGGCTCCCAGCGCCTGATGGACGACCTCTTCGACCTGGGTGCCCGCGGCATCCTGCTCACCGACATCCATGCCTGCCGGCTCTGA